CAATCGCCCGGAGCGCCGCGCCGCGCTCTGTTGATCTTCCTGCCGTCAGACGTTGCCTACCCCGAACTGTCATCTTCAGCTGTTACTAATCTACCCGCGGGCGGCCTGCATGGGCCGTGTCGGATGACAACCAGGACGCGGGGAAGGTATGCAACGATTCCAAGACATGACGGTACGGCTCAGTTGGTCGCTGGTGCTGGTGGCTTTCAGCGTGTTGATCGCGGGAGCCGGTGGGCTGGGCCTGGTTTCCAATCATCTGAGCCGCGACGCCTTCGGTACGCTCAATCGTCTCAACGTGGAGCAGGCGGGTGCGCTGAACCGCACCTATACCAGCCTGCTTCAGGCACGCCTGGACATGGACCGCGCCGCCGAGCTGATGCGGGCGCCGGCCTTCGAGCTGCCGGGACCGGTGCTGGAGCGTGCGGGGGGCAGCCTGGCCGGCGCCGAGCGAGCCTTCCGGGCGTTTCTCGACATGCCCGTGGCCGAGCAGCGCGGGGCGGATGTCGAGGCGCTCGTCGAGCGCTACCGGTCGCTGGTGGACAACAACATGAAGCTGCAGATGCTGCTGCTCGAGGAGGGCGATGACGCCGGCTATCGCTCCGGGCAGTCTCGCGTTCACGACAGTGGCCAGGCCTTCGTCGAGGCGGCCGATGCCTTTCTTGCCGGCTCGACGGCACGGGGCGAGGCCCTGACGCGGCGCTTCGAGCGCCTGGCCAATGGCATGACCTGGGCAATCCTGGCGGCGCTGCTGCTCGCGGTCGTGTTGATCGCCGGCGTCATCTGGGGCGTCACGATTAACGTCATCCGGCCGCTGCGACGCATCGTCGAGCACTTCCAGCGTATCGCGAGGGGCGACCTGTCCGCCCCGGTGGAGGCGAGGGGGCGCAACGAGATCGGCCAGCTGTATGCCGAGCTCGCCACCATGCAGCGTTCGCTGATCGGGACTGTGGGCCTCCTGAGCAGCGCCAGTGACAGCGTCCACCTGGGCAGTCGCGAGATGGCCTCACACAACCAGGCGCTGGCGGCCCGGACCCGCCAGCAGGCCGTGGCGCTCGAGCAGACCGCCGCCAGCCTGGAGCAGCTGACGGCGACGGTTGCCAGCAACGCCGACAATGCCCGTCAGGTGGGCGAGTCGGCGGAGGCCGCCACCCAGCGTGCACGAGAAGGCGAGGGCGTCATCACGCGCTTCGTCGCTACCATGGACGAGATCCATGGCCACTCCGACGAGATCGCCAGCATCGTCGGGGTGATCGAGTCGATCGCCTTCCAGACCAACATCCTGGCGCTCAACGCCTCGGTCGAGGCGGCTCGCGCAGGCGATCAGGGCCGGGGCTTCGCGGTGGTGGCAAGCGAGGTCCGCGCCCTGGCATCGCGTAGCGCCGAGGCAGCGCGGGACATCCAGCAGCGCATCCAGGCGTCCCGGGCGAGCGTGGCCGAGGGCAACGTCCTCTCGCTGCGGGCCGCCGAGCATACCCGGGGCATCATGGCGGCCATCGAAAGGGTCGATAGGCTGATGGAGCAGGTCGTACACGCCTCGGCAGAGCAGCGGCTCGGCATCGAGGAGGTGAACCGGGCCATGGGGCAGATGGAGGCTTCCACCCGTGACAGCAGCCTGCTCGTCGAACAGGCCGCGGCAGGTGCCGGCGAGCTCGAGGTGCAATCGCTGCGCATGCAGGAGCAGGCCCAGCGCTTCGTGCTGCCCGCTGCGCAACCTGCCCATGGCATGACCGGGTCATGGGGGCCGCCTGCGGTTGGTTCCCGGCAGAAGCCCGAAGACACGGAGACGCCCGTGCAGCGCCCGATTGAAACGCTGCTCGAGCCGGCTTAGCCCTGGCCCACGCTGGCTGGTGAAAAGAGGTGTCGGGTGTTGTTGGCGATGCGCACCAGGGCCAGCATCAGCGGCACCTCCACCAGCACGCCCACCACCGTGGCCAGCGCCGCGCCGGACTGCAGGCCGAACAGCGCGATGGCGGCGGCCACGGCCAGCTCGAAAAAGTTGCTGGCGCCGATCATCGCACCGGGGGCGGCCACGTTGTGCGGCACTCTCCAGGCCCTGGCCCAGCCGTAGGCGATGTAGAAGATCAGGAAGGTCTGCACGATCAGCGGAATCGCGATCAGTACGATGTGCAGTGGGTTGGTGAGGATCACGTCGCCCTGGAAGGCGAACAGCAGCACCAGGGTGACGATCAGACCGATGGGAGTGATCGGCCCCACCCGCTTCATGAAGACATTGTCATACCATTCATTGCCGTGGCGGGCGATGAGAAAGCGCCGGGTCAGATAGCCGGCGGTCAGCGGAATGACGATATAGAGCAGGACTGACAGCGCCACGGTATCCCAAGGCACCTGGACGTTGGAGACGCCGAGCAGAAACACCACGATGGGGGCGAAGGCGAACAGCATGATCAGGTCGTTGAGAGCCACCTGTACCAGGGTGTAGGCAGCGTCGCCACGGGTCAGGGTGCTCCAGACGAAGACCATCGCGGTGCAGGGCGCGGCACCCAGCAGGATCGCGCCTGCCAGGTACTGCTGTGCGAGAGGCTCGGGGATCAGCGGACGAAACACCACCATCAGGAAGAACCAGGCGATGACGAACATGGTGAAAGGCTTGATCAGCCAGTTCACCGTGGTGGTGATGATAAGCCCCTTGGGCTGGCGGCGAACGCCGAGCACGGCGGCGAAATCGATCTGGGCCATCATCGGGAAGATCATGGCCCAGATCAGGATTGCCACCGGGATCGATACCTGGGCGACCTCGAACCGGGCTAGTGTTTCGGGCACGGCAGGGGCGAACTGGCCGAGCAGCACACCGGCCACGATGGCAAGCGCTACCCACACGGAGAGAAAGCGCTCGAATCGCCCCATGCCTTTGGCGGAGGAGGGAGCCTGCGAGAGAGTGTCGTCGGACATGTACCGCTCCTGCACGCGAAGGGATGGGCGAAAGATATATGCTTTTCCATATGTGAGCAATGCCGCCAGGCGTGTCGAATCCAGGGCCTGCGCTGCTATGATTCGGCCAACGGCTATGATGGGGAAGCGACTTGGGCCCAACCGAACCTCTGCGGCTCGCCGGCGTCGGCATCGGTGCGCTGAATGGCATCGACCTTAAGGTCTCGCCCGGCGAGATCGTCTGCCTCTCCGGGGCCAGCGGTTCAGGCAAGAGCCGACTGCTGCGCGCCGTGGCCGACCTCGAGCCGCATGCCGGCGAAGTCTGGCTGGGCGGGCAGGCCCAGTCGCAAACGCTCGGCCACGCCTGGCGGCGTCGGGTGATGCTGGTGCCCGCCGAGAGCCACTGGTGGGCGGAAACGGTGGCCGAGCACTTCGTCAAGCTGCCAGGGGCTGCCGAACTACAGACGCTGGGGCTGGCGGAAGACGCCCTGACCTGGCAGGTGGGGCGGCTCTCCACCGGCGAGAAGCAGCGCCTGGCGCTGCTGCGGGCCGTGAGCCGCGAGCCCAGGGCGCTGCTGGTCGACGAGCCCACCGCCAACCTGGACGCCGAGACCGGCGCGCGGGTGGAAGCCTGGCTGGCGGCGCGTATTCATGAGCGCGGCTGGCCGACGCTGTGGGTCGCCCATGACCGCGGGCAGATCGCCCGGGTGGGGCGCCGCCACTGGCGGATCGCCGGCGGACGGCTGGAGGAGGTGGAGGTCGCATGGACGTGATTGCGCTCTCCTGGTGGCAGCTGGCGCTGGCGGCGACAATGGTGATGCTTCTCGCCGGCTGCACCGCCGCGATGCGGCTGGGCATGAGCCGCAGCCTGCTGATTGCCGCGCTGCGTACCGTGATCCAGCTGGCGCTGGTCGGTCTGGTGCTCGAGGCGCTGTTCGCCGCCGAGCGACTGGCATGGGTCGTGCTGATGGCGCTGGCCATGCTGCTGGTCGCCGGGCGCGAGGTGATGGCGCGCCAGAAGCGCCGCCTGCTGGGTGGCTGGGCCTTCGGCATCGGCACGCTGTCGATGTTTCTCTCCTCGTTCACCGTCGCCGTACTGACCCTGACGGTCGTCATCGGCCCCGAGCCGTGGTATCGCCCGCAGTACGCCATTCCGCTGCTGGGCATGCTGCTTGGCAACACCATGACCGGGGTGGCCTTGGCGCTGGATCGCCTGACCGATACCGCCTGGCGTCAGCGCGGCGTGATCGAGAACCGCCTGATGCTCGGCGAACCCTGGCAAGTGGCGATCGGCGACATTCGTCGCGAGGCGATGCGCAGCGGGCTGATGCCGATGATCAATGCCATGGCCGCCGCGGGGGTGGTCAGCCTGCCGGGCATGATGACGGGGCAGATACTCGCCGGCACGGCGCCAAGCCTGGCGGTGAAGTATCAGATCCTGATCATGTTCGCGATCACGCTGGGCACCGGCTTCGGCACCTTGGTTGCGGTGGCCGTGGGCAGCCGTCGCCTGTTCGATGCCCGCGAGCGGCTGCGGCTCGATCGCCTGTCGCTGCCCCGTTCATGACGACGCCCGCAGCCCCTGCCGGGGCTGCGGGCGTCTGGTGGCAGGGGTGGCTCAGTCGATCAGTTCGACCGCCACCGCGGTGGCCTCGCCGCCGCCGATGCACAGGCTGGCGATACCGCGCTTGCCGCCACGGGTGCGCAGGGCATGGATCAGCGTGGCGATGATGCGCGAGCCGGTGGAGCCGATGGGGTGGCCCTGGGCGCAGGCGCCGCCGTAGACGTTGACCTTGTCGTGGGGGATGTCGAGCCCGTCCATGGCCAGCAGGGTGACCACGGCGAAGGCCTCGTTGATCTCGAACAGATCGACGTCGGCCACACTCCAGCTGAGCTTTTTCATCAGCTTGTCGATGGCGCCCACCGGGGCGATGGTGAACTCGCTGGGATGCTGGGAGTGGGTGCTATGGCCCAGCATGCGTGCCAGGGGCCTGGCGCCGAGCCGGTCGGCGGCGGCCTGGCTGGCCAGGATCAGCGCGGAGGCGCCGTCGGAGATCGAGCTGGAGTTGGCGGCGGTGATGGTCCCGTCCTTGGCGAAGGCGGGGCGCAGCTGGCGGATCTTGTCGAGCTTGGCCTGGAATGGCTGCTCGTCGTGCTCGACCACGCTCTCGCCCTGGCGGCTGGTGACGGTGACCGGCGCCATTTCGGCCTTCAGGTGGCCGGCGTTGGTGGCCTCCATGGCGCGCTCCAGCGAGGCGATGGCGAAGTCGTCCAGGCGCTCGCGTGAGTAGCCGCGCTCGCTGGCGATGTCCTGGGCGAACACGCCCATCAGCTTGCCGGTCTCGGCGTCCTCGAGGCCGTCGAGGAACATGTGATCCTTGAGCTCGCCGTGGCCCAGTCGATAGCCGGTGCGCGCCTTGGTCAGCACGTGCGGGGCGTTGGACATCGACTCCATGCCGCCGGCCAGGATCACCTCGCCGCTGCCGGCACGGATCAGGTCGTGGGCCAGCATGGTCGCCTTCATGCCCGAGCCGCACAGCTTGTTGATGGTGGTGGCACCGATGCCATCGGGAATGCCGGCCTGGCGCATCGCCTGGCGGGCGGGCCCCTGCTTGACGCCACCCGGCAGCACGCAGCCCAGGATGCCTTCGTCGATGGCGCTGGACTCGATGCCGGCGCGCTCGATGGCGGCGCGAATGGCGGTGGCGGCGAGCTCCGGAGCGGTCAGGCTCGAGAGGCTACCCAGCATGCCGCCCATCGGGGTGCGGGCGGCGGAAAGGAACACGATGTCGGTAGGGCTGCTCATGGTGGCGCTCTCCTGTCGAATCATCCGTTGTGTTTGTCGTCCTCGAGAGCTGACCTCGACAGGGCTCTCGAGCGTATCGTTGGGCGTGCTCTGCAGCAGTCGCGTTGACCTGCCGGCGACGCTGTGCTTTTCTCAAGATCAACCAAGCAAGCGCTAGTGTAAACCCGATGAATGTCGTTAACGAGTCCCCACGCCGCAAGGAATTGACCCGTCTGGCCGCTCAATTGTTCGTCCAGGAGGGCTTCGATCGCACCACGGTGCGCATGCTCGCCCAGGAGATGGGCATCAAGTCCGGTAGCCTGTTCCACCATTTTCGCGACAAGCAGGAGATCCTCGCCGCCGTCATCGAGGAGGGCACCCAGAACGCCCTGACGCTGGCGCGCCAGGCCCTGGAGGAGTGCGGGGAATCAGCCAGCGAACGCCTGCACGCCATGGCCCGGGCTCACCTGCAGACGCTGCTGACCGACCGCAACGCGCATGTCGTCGCGCTCTACGAGTGGCGCCGGCTGGACCCCTCGGCACGGGATCACCTCAGCCATCTGCGCGACGCCTACGAAGAACTCTGGGAGCAGGTCATCGACGAAGCCCTGGTCGCCGGGCTCATCCATGGCGACCGTTTCCTGGTGTCGCGCTTCGTCATGGGCGCTTTGAATTGGACGGTGCGCTGGTACGACCCCGAGGGGCCGCGCAAGCCGGACGACCTGGCCCATGAGCTGGTGGCCATGATCACTTCCTCCTCTCGCGCTTCCTGATCCCGGCTTCCTGACTCGACCAAGGTCTAGCCTACGACCGCTACCGCGGGGGTTGCCCCGTCCCGGCTTTGCTTCTAGTTTGTACCTAGCGCTTGCTAGGTTGACGCTTACGTCAACGGCATCTAAGCAGTAAGAGTTCAACAACAAGCACAATCCGGCACAAGAGGGCAGTCAATGAGCACGCCAACCCTTCCTGCGTATTCCACCTACTACGGGCGTTTTTCCATCGATGCGGTCATTGACCGTCTCGATGATCACGGCGACGGCAAGTTCAACGCCTACGAGTCCTGCTGCGGCCGCCACCTGCGTGCGGGACGGGGCGACGTGCTGGCGCTGGTTCACGAGGATACCCAGGGCAACGTCAACCGGCTCACCTACGCCGAGCTCGAGGCACAGAGCGCCCGGCTGGCCGGCTGGTTCGCCGAGCGTGGCCTCGGGGTCGGCGATCGCATCGCCTGCATGCTGCCGCGCTCTCGCGAGCTGCTGGTCGCGGTGCTGGCCACTTGGCGTATCGGGGCGGTCTATCAGCCCTTGTTCACTGCCTTCGGCCCCGATGCCGTCGACTACCGCCTGGGCCGGGCCGACACCAAGCTGGTGATCACCGATCACGCCAACCGCTTCAAGTTCGACGGCCTCTCCCAGTGCCCGCCGGTGCTGGCGGTGGGCGGGCCGAGCGAAGGGCATGCCAGCGACCTCGACTGGAGCGAGGCGCTGGGTCATTCACCGATCCAGGCCAACCCGCCACGGCTCTCGCCGGAAGCACCGTTCCTGCAGATGTTCACCTCGGGCACCGTGGGCAAGCCCAAGGGCGTGGCGGTGCCGCTCTCCGGCATGCCGGCCTTCGCGCTCTACATGGAGCTGGCCATCGACTTGCGCGAGAGCGACCGCTTCTGGAACATGGCCGACCCCGGCTGGGCCTACGGGCTCTACTACGCCATTGCCGGGCCGCTGCTGCTGGGCGTGACCACGCACTTCTGCGAGGCCGGCTTCAGCGCCGAAGGAGCGTTGGCGTTCATGCAGCGGCACCGCATCACCAACTTCGCCGCCGCCCCGACCGCCTATCGCCTGATGAAGGCCTCGGGGCTGTTCGACAGCGCCCACGAGAGTCTCGAGCTGCGCGTGGCCAGCTCCGCCGGCGAGCCGCTCAACACCGAAGTGGTGACCTGGGTCGAGCGCTCGCTGGGCTGTCCGGTGATGGATCACTACGGCCAGACCGAAACCGGCATGACCTGCTGCAACCATCATGCCCTGGAGCATCCCAAGCACGTCGGTGCCATGGGCGTGCCGATGCCGGGCTATCGCCTGGCCATTCTCGACGCCGAATACAACGAGCTGCCCCCGGGGGAGCCCGGCGTGCTGGCGGTGGACATCGAGCGTTCGCCGGCGCACTTCTTCGCCGGCTATACCTGGCAGGAGAAGCATCCGTTCGCCAAGGGGTACTACCTGACCGGCGACGTGGTGATCCGCAACGAGGACGGCACCTTCCAGTTCGCCGGCCGCGACGACGACATCATCACTACGGCCGGTTACCGGGTCGGGCCCACCGACGTGGAGAACACCGTGCTGACCCATCCGGCCGTGGCGGAATCCGCCGCGGTGGGCCAGCCCGATGACATCCGCGGCGAAATCATCAAGTCCTATGTGGTGCTGCGCGAGGGCTTCGAGGCGAGCGACGAGCTGGCCGAGGAGATTCGCCAGCGCGTGCGCGAGCGACTCTCCACTCACGCCTTCCCGCGGGTGATCGAGTTCGTCGATGCACTGCCCAAGACGCCCAGCGGCAAGATCCAGCGCTTCAAGCTGCGCGCCGATGCCGCCGAGAAGGCCGAGGCAGCCAAATGAACCGGGAGACAACCCAATGCAAGTGAAGGACCGTACCTTTCTGATCACCGGCGCCGCCTCCGGCCTGGGAGCGGCCACGGCCGAGCGGCTCGTTGCCGGCGGCGGCCGGGTGGTGCTGTGCGACCTGAGCGTGGACGTCGATGCCCACGCCGAAAAGCTGGGTGAGGCGGCCCGCGCGGTGCGCGGCGACGTGACCTCGGCCGAGGACATGCAGGCGGCGGTCGACGCCGCCGTCGCCCTTGGCGGTGAAGCGGGGCTGGCCGGCGTGGTGCACTGCGCCGGTGTGGTCAGCGTGGCCAAGCTGGTCGATCGCGAAGGCAACCCCGCCGATCTCGAGGCCTATGCGCGTACCGTGCAGATCAACCTGATCGGCACCTTCAACGTGATGCGGCTGGCGGCCTCCGCCATGGCGAAGAATGGACCGAACGACGACGGCGAGCGCGGCGTCATTGTCAATACCGCCTCCATTGCCGCCTTCGACGGCCAAGTGGGGCAGTGCGCCTACAGCGCCTCCAAGGCCGGGGTGGTGGGCATGAGCCTGCCGGCGGCACGCGAGCTGTCGCGCCATGGCATCCGGGTGATGGCCATCGCGCCTGGGGTGTTCCAGACGCCGATGATGAGCGAGATTCCCGACGAGGCCGCCAAGGCACTGGCCGCCTCGGTGCCGTTCCCCAAGCGCCTGGGAAAGCCCGATGAGTTCGCCCGCCTGGCCGAACAGATCATCACCAACGCCATGCTCAACGGCGAGGTGATCCGCCTGGACGGGGGCATTCGCATGCAGTGAGCGTTGGCAGCGGCGCCTTGGCAGGCATCGGCTGGCGCGCTAGCGTAGGGCGCACGACGAGACGCACGACAAGAACAGGGGAGCCCCCGTGATGGCCAGTCAGGAGATCGGCGCCGACCTCAAGCTCGACAACCAGCTCTGCTTCACGCTCTACTCCACCTCGCTGCTGATGACCAAGTTCTACAAGCCCCTGCTCAAGGGGCTTGGCCTTACCTACCCGCAGTACCTGGTGCTACTGATCCTGTGGCAGGAGGATGGACTGAGCGCCGGGGCCATCAGCCGCCACCTGATGACCGATACCGGTTCGCTCACTCCCGTATTCAAGCGCCTGGAGGCCGATGGGTTGCTCCGGCGGGTGCGCAGCCGTCGCGACGAGCGGGTCGTGGAGCTGTTTCTCACCGAGCAGGGGAGGGCTTTGCAGGCCCGCGCTCAGGAGATCCCCGACTGCGTGGTAATGGCCAGCGGCCAGCCGGCCTCGGAGCTCGTCGAGCTCAAGGCGCGGCTGGAGGCGCTACGGGAGAAGCTGCAGGAGGCTATGCCCTAGGAACAAGGCGGGTCCTGTGCCCGGCATGGGTGGGTTTGGTTTTTATCTTGCGCGCCATTGTTTATCACTCCATATGTATGTGCGCTATTTTCTTGCTTTCTGTACGCTTCCTGAACACCTCTCCCGTGGCATAGGGCGCCTGGCCGGGCTCGTGGGTGAGCCGAGAATTAAAACGGGCGCTTGACTCCAAGGCTTCGGCGAGCTAGTTTCAAACACATGTTTGAAAGCGGCCCTCGCTGCTTTCACTCGCCCGCTTTCAGGCGACCTAATGGCGACCTTTGTGGAGAGTAGAGATGCCCGACTACCAGGCCCCCCTGCGCGACCTTCGCTTCGTGATGGATGAGTTGCTGGACTATCCCGCACACTATGCCCGGCTGCCGGGCGGTGAAGAGGCCACGCCCGACGTGGTGGCCGCCATCCTCGAGGAGGGGGCGCGCTTTGCCCGCGAGGTACTGCTGCCGCTGAATCAGAGCGGTGACCGGGAGGGCTGCCTGCTGGAGGGCGGCGAGGTCAAGGCGCCCAAGGGGTTCCGTGAAGCCTACCAGCAGTACGTCGAAGGCGGCTGGCCGAGCCTGGCGGCGGACCCCGCCCACGGCGGCCAGGGGCTGCCGCACTCGCTGGCCATGGTACTCAACGAGATGGTGTGCTCCACCAACCTGGCCTGGGGCATGTATCCCGGGCTGTCCCATGGCGCCGCCGATGCGCTGCGTCATCATGGCACCGAGGAGCAGCAGGCCACCTACCTCACCAAGCTGGTGGAGGGCGTGTGGACCGGCACCATGTGCCTGACCGAGCCGCACTGCGGCACCGACCTGGGGTTGATCAAGACCCGCGCGGTGCCCACCGCCGACGGCGCCTACGAGATCACAGGGACCAAGATCTTCATCTCCGCGGGCGAGCACGACCTGGCCGAGAACATCGTCCACCTGGTACTGGCCAAGCTGCCGGATGCGCCGGAGGGCTCCAAGGGCATCTCACTGTTCGTGGTACCGAAGTTCTTGCCCGACGCCGAGGGCAACCCGGGCGAGCGTAACGGCGTAGCCTGTGGCTCGCTGGAACACAAGATGGGCATCCACGGCAACGCCACCTGCGTGATGAACTTCGATGCCGCCCGCGGCTTTCTCGTCGGGCCGCCCAACAAGGGGCTGGCCTGCATGTTCACCATGATGAACGCCGCGCGCCTGGGCGTGGGCATCCAGGGCCTGGGGCTGACCGAGGCGAGCTTCCAGAATGCCCTGGCCTATGCTCGCGATCGCCTGCAGATGCGTGCCCTCTCTGGCCCGCAGGCCCCCGAGAAGCCCGCCGACCCGATCATCGTTCACCCGGACGTGCGGCGCATGCTGCTGACCCAGAAGGCCTTTGCCGAGGGAGGCCGGATGCTGGTGCTGTACACCGCCCAGCTGCTCGATGTCGTCGAACACGGCCAGGACGCCGCCGAGCGCGAGCGCGCCGAGACCCTGCTGGGCCTGCTGACCCCAATCGTCAAGGCGTTCCTCACCGAGGTGGGCTTCGAGGCCACCAACGAGGGCGTGCAGGTCTTCGGCGGCCACGGCTTCATCCAGGAGTGGGGCATGGAACAGCTGGTGCGCGATTCGCGTATCACGCGCCTCTATGAAGGCACCACCGGCATCCAGGCCCTCGACCTGCTGGGCCGCAAGGTGCTGATGAGCCAGGGCGAGAGCCTCAAGGTCTTCACCAAGGAGATTCACAAGTTCTGCAAGGCCGAAGAGGGCAACGCCGAGCTGGCCGAGTTCATCGCGCCGCTGGCCAAGCTCAACGCCGAGTGGGGCGAGCTGACCATGGGCATTGGCATGAAGGCCATGAACGATCGCGAAGAAGTCGGGGCGGCCAGCGTCGACTACCTGATGTACTCCGGTTACGTGACGCTGGCCTACCTCTTCGCCCGAGCGGCCAGACAGGCGCGCGAGGCACTGGCGGCGGGCGGCGGCGACGCCGCCTTCTACGAGGCCAAGATCAAGACGGCGCGCTTCTACTTCCAGCGCCTGCTGCCGCGCACCCTGGCCCATGTGCGCATGATCCAGGCCGGTGCCGAACCGCTGATGGCACTGTCCGCGGAGGAGTTCGGCCTCGGCTTCGAGATCTGACCCCTACCAGGCACTCTCTCGGTCAGTGCGACTGATCGGTGTCTTGCGGCGGGCCCTGCCCGCCGCTTTTTTTCGTCCTGTTGAATTCACCTGCCCGGCGACGTTAGCGCTCAATCGCAGTGCGAAGCCAGCGTGCTCTCACGTGTGACCTCGTAGCCTGAGGGCAGCTTGCCACCGGGCGCAAGCAGCCAGGCTGCGAGGTCCTGCTCGGTGCGGTCGCGCCGCGTGTAGCGTGTCAGCATGTGGTAGCCGCCGGGGTAGAGCGCGAGGCGGATCCCTTCATCGTCGGGGAGGCGTCGCAGCAGGGCGCAGTAGGCTTGCATGGGGATGATCTGGTCCTCGTCGCCGTAGAGCACCAGGGCGGGTGGCGGCAGCTCGCTGGCGGCCTCGAGGGCAAGCCCCATGGTGCGGGTCAGGCCGTAGAGGGTGTCGACCCGCGCGCTGCGCAGGATCAGCGGGTCGCTGGCCAACTGCCGCTTGATCGCCTCGTCGTCGGTCGGCTCGATGCCCAGGCGACGGGGGGTGCGTATCGAGAAGCTGACCTGGGGGATCAGGCGCACGCCCAGCCATAATCCGAGGCGCTGGTACCAGGGCATGGCCTCCCTGCTCCACACGGCCGGGGAGATCAGCACGCTGCCGTCCACCGGGGGCGGCTCGTCGGCGCTCATGGCGAGCAGCGTCACCGCGGCGCCCATGCTCTTGCCGACCAGGTACAACGGCGTATCGGGGTGGCGCTCGCGCAGCAGCGCGGCGAGCAGGAGGACGTCGTCACGCAGCCGCTGGTAGCCGGGCCACACTCGACGCTGCGCAGTGGTGCCGAAGCCGCGCTGGTCGTGGGCATAGACCTCGATGCCATGTTCGTTCAGGGCGCTGGCCATGATCTCGAAGCTGCCGGCATGGTCGTTGAAGCCGTGTATCGCCAGCACCACGACCTCGGTTTCCTCCGTTGCAGGCCAGTGGCGCAGCGGCAGGCGGTAGCCATCGCCGGCAATGACCTGGTAGGAGGTCAGCCGGGGCTCGCTGCCGCCGGGCCCCGGTGTCTGCAGCTCCGGTCCGGCGCAACCCTCCAGCAGGAGTGCCAGGGGTACGAGCAGTGCCGCGGTCCAGCCAGGCCGCTTCATGACAGCGCGGGATAGCCCAGGGTGCGGCGCAGCCGTTCGGCATGGCGGGCCACCCAGTCCCGGTCGATGGGCCCCCAGTCGGTGATCTCGTAGCGGCCGCTGTTGTGGCGTTCGCCCGCGGCGGGACGAAATTCGCAGCGCATGTCCAACTCCTCGAGCGCCTTGAGCGTATCCTGGGCGGTACGCCGGGGCATGCCGGTCGCGGCGATGATGGCCGGCACGCTGGCGATGCCGTTGGCAATCAGATGGGCGAGATAGAGGCGACGATAGAAGCTGGACTGGGTCTTGCTTGGTGACATGGGCGACCTATTGTAGCGCAAGGGGCGGTTGACCAGCATAGCGCCGGGCGTGGTGCGGCTCCAGACCGGGTCGGCCGCAGGGGGTGTCCCGGCCTGCGTCATCACCTACAGTGAAAGCGAATGGCCCAAGTTCGAACCGGTGCCGGTTGCGGCCGGCATGGTCAGGCGGGAGGAGAGCGATGACCGTCAAGCACGTTGAAAAGAAGGAGCTGCTGGCCCAGGTAGGACGCTGCATGTTCGGGGAACGGCTGGTGGTCGAGCGCGAGGGCAAGCGCTTCTCGGCGCGTGTCCAGCATGTGGGGGTCACCGGCGTGAAGGTCGTGCCCGAGACGATGTTGGTCGAGCACGAGGGTGAACCCGGCGACATCAACGGGATTACCGTCTCCTATGACGACATTCGCGAAGTCGACATCGACGGTACCATCTTCCGCCTGGCGTGAGCGACGCGGGGCAGGTCGCGCTAGAGATCTCGCTCGGCGTGCGAGGCGAGGCGTTCCAAGGCGCGCTTGAGGCGCGGGTCGTCGACGTCGGCGGCGCAGGCGGAGATTTCGTCCGCGGCCGGGGCCGGCAGCGTGCGCACCTGGCGGGGTGGCACCTTGAGCGGGCGCACGGGGCGCACCTTCAGGCTGAAGCCGGTGACCGTGGCGAATTCCGGCAGCTGGTGCAGCAGCTCGAGCAGCCGTGGCTGCTCATAGCGCAGC
This portion of the Billgrantia sulfidoxydans genome encodes:
- a CDS encoding winged helix-turn-helix domain-containing protein — translated: MSPSKTQSSFYRRLYLAHLIANGIASVPAIIAATGMPRRTAQDTLKALEELDMRCEFRPAAGERHNSGRYEITDWGPIDRDWVARHAERLRRTLGYPALS
- a CDS encoding DUF721 domain-containing protein encodes the protein MSRLLGGKGELAPLMRTARLVARAQQHLREHLPEEVREHLFVGGYRDGKLTLLTDRAVWLTWLRYEQPRLLELLHQLPEFATVTGFSLKVRPVRPLKVPPRQVRTLPAPAADEISACAADVDDPRLKRALERLASHAERDL